A segment of the Alistipes communis genome:
CTCGCTCCGGCCTTCGATTTCCGAATAGGTCTGCAACGAAATATGGAGCAGGTAGCCCACTCCGCCGGTTTCGACGACGGCGTAGGCGGGCGCCAGTTCGGCGAGCTTCCCCTGGATATATTCGTACATTCTTTTCGAGAAATCGTTTAACGGATACAAAAGTACGAAAATTTTTCTTATCTTTGTGTCCATTATAGGCTTTTTGATAGCATTCTGGCATTTTTAATTACGAATAATAAGACGGAGTATGAAGAAAATTTTGTATGTCGCAGCCGCTGCAATGTTTCTGATTGCGGGTTGCAAGGGCAATGGTGCGACGCAGCCGGCGGAGAACGCTCCGGCGCAGGCCGTAGGCAGCAGCGACATTGCTTTCGTACAGGTGGAGGCCGTGTTGGCGCAGAGCGATCTGTTCCAGAGCGAAGGCGCCGCGCTTCAAGAGAAGACCAAGAAAGCGCAGGAGGGCTGGGCCAAGAAGGAGCGCGATCTGCAATCGAAGGCTGCACAGTTGCAGGAGAAGTATCAGAAAGGATTGATTACTACGGCCAACGCGCAATCCGAACAGGAGAAGATCCAGCGGCAGATCGCCAACTATCAGTCCGTTGCCCAGAAGGAGGCGCAGACGCTCGACGAGGAGAACTACGTCTTCACGAACCGGGCGCAGGATCTGATCCACCGCGCCGTGCAGGAGCTCAACGCCGACAAGAAGTACAAGCTCATCCTCAACGCCACGTCGCTCGTCGACGCCGACTCGCTGCTCGACATCACGCCGCTGGTGCTGGCCAAGGTCAACGAGTTGTACGCTGCCGACAAGAAGGCCGATAAGGAGTAGACGGCCGGCGGCCGACGCGAGCGTTTATCGGAGCGATAAAATACCGACGCCCTGCGGGAAGTCGGTATTTTTTCTTATTTTTGTCATCGTAATTTAAGGCTCGTTTGCAGTTATGGGATTCGTACCGTTTACATTCATCGATCTGATCGACATTCTGTTCGTGGCGTATATCATGTATTGGATATACCGTACCACCAAGGGAACGAACGCCCCCTACATCATTTCGGGCATCATCGTCGTTTATCTGTTGTGGGTGATCGTCAAGACGCTCAACATGGAACTGCTGTCGACGATCCTGGGGCACATCATCAGCGTCGGCGCCATCGCGCTGATCGTGGTTTTCCAGCCCGAAATACGCCGGTTCCTGCAAAAGATCGGCATGAGCCAGAAGCGGTTCAATTTCATTTCGCGCATTTTCAACCACGGCTCGAAGATAGCCGAAACCAATTTGCAGCCGCTGGTGGTGGCCTGCCGCGAAATGTCCGATACGAAGACCGGCGCACTGGTCGTCATCGGGCAGCAGAGCGATCTGTCGCTCATCACCGAGGGCGGCATCTGCCTCGACGCCAAGATTTCGTCGCAGCTGATCCACAATATCTTCTTCAAGAATTCGCCGTTGCACGACGGCGCCGTGGTCATCGAGGGCGACCGCATCGTGGCGGCCCGCTGCATCCTGCCCGTGACGCAGAGCGACGTCCCGAAGTCGTTCGGTACGCGCCACCGCGCCGCGATCGGCATGAGCGAGATTTCGGACGCGATCATTCTGGTGGTCTCGGAGGAGACCGGAGCGATCTCGATCGCCAACAACGGCCGCATCAACCTGAACATCCCCTCCGACCGGCTGGGTGCTGTCTTGCAGAAATACCTGATCTCCAAAAAGTGACGTGTCGCAGCGGGTTGCGTCGTCGCGGCCCCTCCCTTCCGTGCGTTTTGCCGGCTTGCAGGCAGGAAAAATGCAAATAAAATAGGGTTGTTGCGCAATTTTTTGTAAATTTGCACGATTATATAACGATGAGAGTCCGGTGGTATATGGGTGCGCTGGCGCTGGCCGCGCTGGTTTCGTGCAGCGACGAGGAGGATATCCTGCCTCAGCAGCAGGAGAAGATCGTTTCGTACCTGACGCGGTCGCACACCCCGACGCTGCTCTCGGAGCAGGATGCCGCCCAGTCGCTCGACAACGACCCGCCGTATTACTCGACTTTCGGCAATACGACCTACCGTTATATCGCCGATGTCTATGACGAAGAGCGTCTGACGCGGCCGGAGGTGAGCGAAGGGAGCAGGGTCGAACTGACCTTCTCGCTCTACGACTTCACGGCTTACTCGACGCCCAAGCCCAACGAATGCCTCTACTCCAACGATACGACGATCATCAACCGGTTGGTCGAAGGAGGGTTGAATCCCCGCTACTGGGTGGAGTGCGACCTCTACGGAGTGCCGCTTCGGGACGAGTTCGGGCAGTTCGTGCCGCTCAGGCAGACGTTGCAGATCGGCGGCGGGGCGACGCTCAGCGGGTTGCAGGCGGCGCTCGTCGGTTGCCGCGAAAAGGATGTCGTGGAACTCTACATGACTTATAATCAGGCTTACGGGGAGAAGCTCATCATGGGATTGATGACCAAGCAGTGTCCCGTAGCGTTTTTCTGTACGATAAACAAAGTAACGAAATAGGTGAACAACAGTATTATGCGTTTTTCTTTCGGAAAGATATGGGCGGCTGCGGTCTGCCTCCTCGTTTTCGCGTCGTGTGCCAAGGACACGAGCGAGTCCTATGCAGGGATCGAGCAGCGCTCGCTCGATGCGTGGATGAAATTGCATCGTCCGGAACTGCTCGGCAACAGGCAGGAGGCGCGCGGATTCTCCTATTACGTCGATGTGCTCGACGCGGGTTCGACCGACAAGGCCGACACGCTGATCGCCGAGACCGACTGCTGGGTGCAGTACGAGTTCACGGCCCGCGACCTGAACGGCAACGTCTGCATGACGCGCAACGCCGTGCAGGCCAAGCAGCAGGGAACCTTCACCCGCTACACCTACTATTCGCCCTATTTCCGTTACAGCGGATCGGACTATACGACGCTGCTCGAAGGCAGTTATTATGCGCTGCGCGAGCCGCTGACGCTCAGCGAGGAGTATATCGCCGAGCATCCGGATCGCGGGTTGAAAAACGGGATGCAGGCGCGGCGCGGTACGGAGCTGATGCTCTATCTGCCTTCGTCGCTGGCCTATTCGTCGTCGGGCGCCAGCAGCGACGCGGGTTACGGCGGGCAGTACGAACTCGACGCCAACCGTCCCGCGATTCTTCACATCAAGGTGACGGGCCGCGTCTCCAATCCGCTGGCATACGAGGGAGAGACGGTCGATGCCTTCGTCGAGGACAACGGTACGGTCTGTCCGGTCGAGGAGGAGGAAGACAAGGACGATCCGAAACTCGCTTCCGTCCGCCGGTCGCTGCGCGATGCCGAGACCGACGAGCCGGAGTTGCCCGACACGAGCGTCGATCCCTACAAATATACGTGGTACCAGGCCGTGGATACGGTTCCGCAGCTCTATATCTCGCATGTCTTTTCACCCGGCCGCGAACCGGCGACTACCTACAACTGGAAGAATACCTATTCGGTGCCCTATTTCCCCTACAACGAATCGATGGCCGCACTCGACAAGAAGATCAACGACGTGCTCGTGGAGCGTTTCGGTGCGGGAACCTACAAAGGCGATTCGATCAAGAGCGGCGAGACGGCTTCGATCTGGTACATCGGCCGTTTCCTCGACGGATTCATCTTCGATACGAATATCGACGAGGTGAAGAGGCTCATCTACGGCGAGGTGCAGAGCGAAGGCAGCGCCTACCAGTACGAAGTTCCCGAAGAGGGCGACACGTCGACGTTGGAGACGATCTATGCGTGGTATTACAGCATTCCGCAGTTGCGCTACGGGCAGTGGGCGACGATCGTCACCACGTCGAGTTTCGGCTACGGCGCTTCGGGCAAGAGCGGCGGATCGTCGACCTCGGGCGGATCGTCGTCGAGCAGCTACCTCGATTACTACAACTACTACAATTATTACAACTACTATAATAATTATTACGGCGGTCTGTACGGCAACTCCTACTACGACAGCTACTATAACAATTATTACGGCGGTCTGTACAACAGCTATTACTACAACAACTACTATTACGACGACTATTCGTCGAGCGGCAGCACGACGACGACCTATACGACGGAGATTCCGGCCTATTCTCCGCTGCTGTTCGAGATCTATATCGAACCCAAGGAGTGAGTCGTCCGGCAGGATCGGATCGGGCGGAAGAGGAGTACTCTTCCGCCCTTTTTTGTCCGGTGCCGTGGCGGGCCGGTATTCGTCCGATGCGCTTCCGACGGGCATCGTCGCACGCACCGCCGCAGCCTGCCGGAAATCCGTAGGTAGGCGGCGGCGCGGAAAAGCGGCTCGACGCGCCGGAACGACCGGAAGCCGCCGTGTTTCTGTTGCGTGCGGAACGATATGCCGGATCGGAGGCGGGAGGTCTTCTATCCGGCACGGTCTATCGCCGTGTGCGGATCGCTTCGGCGGGCGATGCGGGCCGCCGGCCGTCAAGTCCGGATGGAGACAAAGACTCCTCTTTTTCTTGGCTGACTTGCCGTTTGTCGCCTGCGGGCGGGATTGCTCCGGCCGCGACCGAATGAAGTCCTCCGCGCGGGACGGCGGATTGCCGAATGCGGCGCGATACGCCGATGCCGGACGGACGTTAAAAAAAGACGGCCCCGCGAGGGAGCCGTTAAATCTGACGTGCCGGTCGTATTATTGTTGGTTGAGAATGCGCATCGCCGCATCGAGGATCGTGGTGTCGTCCAGCGTCACGACTCCGCCGTCGGGACCCTGTTCCACATGGATGCCGACATTTCCTTTGGCATCGTAATGCTTCCCGCCGAAATAGTTGCGGACGGTGTCCACGTCGATTCCCAGTTCGTCCGCTATCCGTTGCGAGCTGCCGCTGGGCAGTTTATCCTTGATACGGCGCAACTCATTAAATGTGATAACCATAGCTTTATAAGTTTTAGAGTTGATATTTCACCTACTAAATTACGGTATTAATTTGAATTTTACAAATTCCGGAGGCAATATCCGTGCATAAATTTCGGAAAACGACCACTTTTTTCGGAATTCCGCCGCTCCCGTCTCCGTTTGCAGGCGCCGGCGCCTGCAAACGGAGACGGGAGGACGGAGCGATATCCGTCGGCGGAAGGATCGGTGTCCGGCGTGCGGCCTCCGGAGCTTTTCGCGGTTTTTCGGCCGGTGCGGATTTGGCGTGCGGACTGTCATTCCGGCGGTCGGAAGACGACCTCTCGACCGTCATTTTGTCAGTCGGAGGTGCGTTTTTGGCAGGCTGCGGCGGGGCCGGCCGGATATTTCCGTCCGAAAATCCGTTTGGTATAACCTTTGCTCGTTTCGGGGCACGTGACGGCTCCGTCGGGAGACCGGACAGAAAGAATAAATAATAAATTGAAAACGAAATAATAATTTAAGATTATGGGAAAGATTATCGGTATTGATTTGGGTACTACGAACTCTTGCGTAGCGGTTATGGAGGGTAACGAACCTGTCGTTATCCCCAATTCGGAAGGTCACCGCACCACTCCTTCGGTGGTCGCATTCACCGAGGGCGGCGAACGGAAGGTGGGCGATCCGGCCAAGCGTCAGGCCATTACCAACCCCATGCGCACGATCTTCTCGATCAAGCGTTTCATGGGCGAGACATACGATCAGGTGCGCTCGGAGATCGAGCGCGCGCCCTACAAGGTCGTCAAGGGCCCGAACGATACGCCGCGCGTGGAGATCGACGGACGTCAGTACAGTCCGCAGGAGATTTCGGCCATCATTCTCCAAAAGATGAAGAAGACGGCCGAAGACTATCTGGGGCAGACCGTCGACGAAGCGGTCATCACCGTGCCGGCCTACTTCTCCGACTCGCAGCGTCAGGCGACGAAGGAGGCGGGCGAAATCGCAGGGTTGAAAGTGCGCCGTATCATCAACGAGCCTACGGCGGCGGCACTGGCCTACGGCTTGGACAAGAAGAGCGCCGACATGAAGATCGCCGTTTACGACCTGGGCGGCGGTACGTTCGATATTTCGATTCTGGAACTGGGCGACGGCGTCTTCGAGGTGAAGTCGACCAACGGCGACACGCATCTGGGCGGCGACGACTTCGACCACGTGTTGATCGACTACATGGCCGAGGCGTTCAAGGCCGAGCACGGCGTCGACCTGCGTCAGGACCCGATGGCGATGCAGCGTTTGAAGGAGGCGGCCGAGAAGGCCAAGATCGAGCTGTCGTCGTCGACTTCGACCGAAATCAACCTGCCCTACATCATGCCGGTGAACGGGATTCCGCAACACTTGGTGATGACGCTCACGCGCGCCAAGTTCGAGCAGCTGTGCGACCATCTGATCCACAAGACGATCGAGCCTTGCAAGCAGGCGTTGCGCGACGCGGGGCTCGAAGCGGGCCAGATCGACGAGGTGATCCTCGTGGGCGGTTCGACGCGTATCCCCGCAATCCAGCAGATCGTCAAGGAGTTCTTCGGTAAGGAGCCCAACAAGAGCGTCAATCCCGACGAGGTGGTCGCTATCGGTGCAGCCATTCAGGGCGGCGTGCTTACGGGCGAGGTGAAGGACGTGCTCCTGCTCGACGTGACCCCGCTGTCGCTGGGTATCGAGACGCTGGGAGGCGTGATGACCAAGCTCATCGAGGCCAATACGACGATTCCGACCCGCAAGAGCGAGGTCTTCTCGACGGCGGCCGACAACCAGCCTTCGGTGGAGATCAACGTCTGCCAGGGCGAACGTCCGCTGGCGCGCGACAACAAGTCGATCGGCCGCTTCCACCTCGACGGCATCCCTGCCGCACCGCGCGGCGTGCCGCAGATCGAAGTGACGTTCGACATCGACGCCAACGGCATCCTGAACGTATCGGCGAAAGACAAGGGTACGGGCAAGGAGCAGAAGATCCGTATCGAGGCGTCGAGCGGTCTGACCGAGGAGG
Coding sequences within it:
- a CDS encoding OmpH/Skp family outer membrane protein, producing the protein MKKILYVAAAAMFLIAGCKGNGATQPAENAPAQAVGSSDIAFVQVEAVLAQSDLFQSEGAALQEKTKKAQEGWAKKERDLQSKAAQLQEKYQKGLITTANAQSEQEKIQRQIANYQSVAQKEAQTLDEENYVFTNRAQDLIHRAVQELNADKKYKLILNATSLVDADSLLDITPLVLAKVNELYAADKKADKE
- the cdaA gene encoding diadenylate cyclase CdaA, producing the protein MGFVPFTFIDLIDILFVAYIMYWIYRTTKGTNAPYIISGIIVVYLLWVIVKTLNMELLSTILGHIISVGAIALIVVFQPEIRRFLQKIGMSQKRFNFISRIFNHGSKIAETNLQPLVVACREMSDTKTGALVVIGQQSDLSLITEGGICLDAKISSQLIHNIFFKNSPLHDGAVVIEGDRIVAARCILPVTQSDVPKSFGTRHRAAIGMSEISDAIILVVSEETGAISIANNGRINLNIPSDRLGAVLQKYLISKK
- the dnaK gene encoding molecular chaperone DnaK produces the protein MGKIIGIDLGTTNSCVAVMEGNEPVVIPNSEGHRTTPSVVAFTEGGERKVGDPAKRQAITNPMRTIFSIKRFMGETYDQVRSEIERAPYKVVKGPNDTPRVEIDGRQYSPQEISAIILQKMKKTAEDYLGQTVDEAVITVPAYFSDSQRQATKEAGEIAGLKVRRIINEPTAAALAYGLDKKSADMKIAVYDLGGGTFDISILELGDGVFEVKSTNGDTHLGGDDFDHVLIDYMAEAFKAEHGVDLRQDPMAMQRLKEAAEKAKIELSSSTSTEINLPYIMPVNGIPQHLVMTLTRAKFEQLCDHLIHKTIEPCKQALRDAGLEAGQIDEVILVGGSTRIPAIQQIVKEFFGKEPNKSVNPDEVVAIGAAIQGGVLTGEVKDVLLLDVTPLSLGIETLGGVMTKLIEANTTIPTRKSEVFSTAADNQPSVEINVCQGERPLARDNKSIGRFHLDGIPAAPRGVPQIEVTFDIDANGILNVSAKDKGTGKEQKIRIEASSGLTEEEIQRMRDEAKANEAKDKEEKERIDKINAADSNIFATEKQLKEYGDKLPADKKSAIEAALGKLKEAHKNADVMAIDTAITELNAAWQAASQDIYAQQQAQGGANANANANAGAGASGAEAGAGAGSAAGDSSQPEDVEFEEVK